From Pseudofrankia saprophytica, a single genomic window includes:
- a CDS encoding replication initiator, with amino-acid sequence MNAVDQDDAELGPVDPADEEPRPGSRLARMRQPLARHVVEAVAVEEGVCVRPVALRRVDLDTGETTIVPAPCGATLASKCPPCAERARRLRMAQCKAGWHLDDEPLPDPDPPSDEAKDLGRFRADLEALRKESEQAGDAANVADIDGVIGHVDEALAELGVRGKAAPDNRERPRRTRSTRRRQDAADLPRLPVDKRTVGRTYSAPDGTAWRPSMFLTLTCDTYGRVLTDGTPVDPDSYDYRRAARDAIHFPKLIDRFWQNLRRAVGWDVQYFAVLEPQRRLAPHLHAAFRGTVSRVVLRQVATATYHQVWWPATDAPIYAPDGPGLPTWDEQAGSYVDPVTGAELVSWDDALDAIGPDDEPAHVVRFGPQIRADGVTANGETAGKLIGYLTKYLTKSLDGCHAVETDRQRAHVDRLAAALRYEPCSPTCANWLLHGIAPKNARPGLAPGRCKGKTHRRETLGFGGRRVLVSRKWSGKTLGDHKADRLDFVRAQLEALGHRPDDGSPAEQTVTNSANAPRLAWELVRPGDQDAPRREHLILHAIANRQRWRTQLANPSTTGPPDGTRPAVA; translated from the coding sequence GTGAACGCCGTGGACCAGGACGACGCCGAGCTCGGCCCGGTCGATCCGGCGGACGAGGAGCCGCGGCCTGGCTCCCGGCTGGCCCGGATGCGCCAGCCACTCGCCCGTCACGTCGTCGAAGCGGTCGCTGTCGAAGAGGGCGTCTGCGTGCGGCCGGTGGCGCTGCGCCGCGTCGACCTCGACACCGGCGAGACCACCATCGTCCCCGCCCCCTGCGGCGCCACCCTGGCGTCCAAATGCCCGCCGTGTGCCGAGCGGGCGCGGCGGCTGCGGATGGCGCAGTGCAAGGCCGGATGGCACCTCGACGACGAACCGCTGCCCGACCCTGACCCGCCGTCGGACGAAGCCAAGGACCTCGGCCGGTTCCGCGCCGACCTCGAAGCCCTCCGCAAAGAATCCGAACAGGCCGGCGACGCGGCCAATGTCGCTGACATCGACGGGGTGATCGGCCATGTCGACGAAGCCCTCGCCGAACTCGGCGTCCGCGGCAAGGCTGCGCCGGACAACCGGGAACGGCCACGGCGGACCCGCTCGACCCGGCGGCGGCAGGATGCCGCGGACCTGCCCCGGCTGCCCGTCGACAAGCGCACCGTCGGCCGGACGTACAGCGCGCCGGACGGCACGGCCTGGCGGCCGTCGATGTTCCTGACCTTGACCTGCGACACCTACGGCAGGGTCCTGACCGACGGAACGCCTGTCGATCCGGACTCGTATGACTACCGGCGAGCGGCGCGGGACGCGATCCACTTCCCGAAGCTCATCGACCGGTTCTGGCAGAACCTGCGCCGCGCCGTCGGCTGGGACGTCCAGTACTTCGCAGTCCTGGAACCACAGCGCCGGCTCGCCCCGCATCTTCATGCCGCGTTCCGCGGAACCGTTTCCCGCGTCGTCCTGCGCCAGGTCGCGACCGCGACTTACCACCAGGTGTGGTGGCCGGCTACCGACGCGCCCATCTACGCGCCAGACGGTCCCGGGTTGCCGACGTGGGACGAGCAGGCCGGCAGCTACGTCGATCCGGTCACCGGGGCGGAGCTGGTCTCGTGGGATGACGCGCTCGACGCGATCGGCCCGGACGACGAACCAGCGCACGTTGTCCGGTTCGGGCCACAGATCCGCGCGGACGGCGTCACCGCCAACGGCGAGACCGCCGGGAAGTTGATCGGCTATCTGACCAAGTACCTGACCAAGTCGCTCGATGGCTGCCACGCGGTCGAGACAGACCGACAGCGCGCCCACGTCGACCGGCTGGCGGCGGCGCTGCGCTATGAACCGTGCTCCCCTACCTGCGCGAACTGGCTCCTACACGGGATCGCCCCGAAGAACGCCCGACCCGGCCTCGCTCCCGGACGGTGCAAGGGCAAGACCCACCGACGCGAAACCCTCGGCTTCGGCGGCCGACGCGTCCTGGTCTCGCGGAAGTGGTCCGGCAAGACCCTTGGCGACCACAAAGCCGACCGCCTCGACTTCGTACGCGCCCAACTCGAAGCCCTCGGCCACCGACCCGACGACGGCAGCCCGGCCGAGCAGACGGTCACTAACTCGGCGAACGCGCCACGGCTGGCCTGGGAACTCGTCCGACCCGGCGACCAGGACGCGCCACGCCGCGAACATCTGATCCTGCACGCGATCGCCAACCGACAGCGCTGGCGCACGCAATTGGCGAACCCCTCGACGACCGGTCCGCCCGACGGCACCCGGCCCGCGGTGGCCTGA
- a CDS encoding FtsK/SpoIIIE domain-containing protein, whose protein sequence is MPRINGDRRIPSLPARHDKIRVPLWAVLAGLVARLCGRFVLLLVRHPSTVAVLVLLTGFYRSTGLLGLGVLAGAVVLVAVVWRLVHRCSFDRAARWTWGRIRLVAVYRRRWRAATVHCGLAIQIPASNAERVTFDEYFPRIRGFRASAAVESLRVELLPGQTPDVWAEQAEALRHIYRARACRVRAERVGFVWVDFYRRDPLDTVVPPAPLDGPNAPGDLENLPLGRREDGAPWLLPLRGSHVLVAGATGAGKGSVLWSLIRALGPAVSAGLAELWVCDPKGGMEMASGAAMFARFAYDLPSIADLLDDAVARMQSRADGLRGVSRLHVPTVGDPLIVVVVDEIAALTAYVTDRDLKKRLSASLPLLLSQGRAPGVVVVAAVQDPRKETLPFRDLFPVRVALRLVEAEQVDLVLGAGAHEKGARCEDIPVDLQGTGYVAKDGGAEPVRVRASFPDDGEIRRTVDRYRVPVTGWTPELLELPAVPPRPQLSAPAVWPDVVEILRARGFGDVLGLDPPVRRRRLSWSRPKTRGRRSAPRGRADGWVPDLTEYGDPWTDR, encoded by the coding sequence ATGCCCAGAATCAACGGGGACCGCCGCATCCCGTCCCTACCTGCGCGCCACGACAAGATTCGCGTGCCGTTGTGGGCGGTGCTCGCCGGTCTGGTCGCTCGGTTGTGTGGCCGGTTCGTGTTGCTGCTCGTGCGGCACCCGTCCACCGTCGCCGTGCTGGTCCTTCTGACCGGCTTCTACCGGAGCACGGGTCTGCTCGGCCTCGGCGTGCTGGCCGGCGCGGTGGTGCTGGTCGCCGTGGTCTGGCGGCTGGTGCATCGGTGCTCGTTCGACCGGGCGGCCCGGTGGACCTGGGGCCGGATCCGGCTCGTTGCTGTCTACCGCCGCAGGTGGCGGGCGGCGACGGTGCATTGCGGCCTGGCGATTCAGATCCCCGCGTCGAACGCGGAGCGGGTGACATTCGACGAGTATTTCCCGCGTATCCGCGGCTTCCGCGCCTCGGCCGCGGTGGAGTCGCTGCGGGTGGAGCTGCTGCCCGGGCAGACTCCCGACGTCTGGGCGGAGCAGGCCGAGGCGCTGCGGCACATCTACCGGGCGCGGGCGTGCCGGGTTCGTGCGGAGCGGGTCGGGTTCGTCTGGGTCGACTTCTACCGCCGCGACCCGCTGGACACCGTCGTGCCCCCGGCGCCGCTCGACGGGCCGAACGCTCCGGGCGATCTCGAGAACCTGCCCCTCGGCCGTCGCGAGGATGGCGCGCCGTGGCTGCTGCCGCTACGCGGGTCGCACGTCCTGGTCGCCGGTGCCACCGGAGCGGGCAAGGGCTCGGTGTTGTGGTCGCTGATCCGCGCCCTGGGTCCGGCCGTCTCCGCCGGACTCGCGGAACTGTGGGTGTGTGATCCCAAGGGTGGGATGGAGATGGCGTCCGGGGCGGCGATGTTCGCCCGGTTCGCCTACGACCTGCCCTCCATCGCCGATCTCCTCGACGACGCGGTAGCCCGCATGCAGTCCCGCGCCGACGGGCTGCGGGGTGTGTCCCGGCTCCATGTGCCGACCGTGGGCGACCCGCTGATCGTGGTCGTCGTCGACGAGATCGCCGCACTCACCGCCTACGTGACCGACCGCGATCTGAAGAAGCGGCTGTCGGCGTCGCTACCGCTGCTGCTGTCGCAGGGGCGGGCGCCGGGCGTGGTCGTGGTGGCCGCGGTCCAGGACCCGCGCAAGGAGACGCTGCCGTTCCGGGACCTGTTCCCGGTTCGGGTCGCGCTGCGCCTGGTCGAAGCCGAGCAGGTCGACCTCGTCCTCGGCGCCGGTGCGCATGAGAAGGGCGCCCGCTGCGAGGACATCCCCGTCGACCTCCAGGGCACGGGCTACGTCGCCAAGGACGGCGGCGCCGAACCGGTCCGGGTCCGGGCGTCCTTCCCGGACGACGGTGAGATCCGGCGGACGGTCGACCGCTACCGCGTCCCGGTCACGGGCTGGACACCAGAACTGCTGGAACTGCCGGCGGTGCCGCCGCGTCCGCAGCTATCGGCGCCCGCTGTCTGGCCGGACGTGGTGGAGATTCTTCGGGCCCGTGGCTTTGGGGATGTCCTCGGCCTCGACCCTCCGGTCCGGCGGCGGCGGCTCTCGTGGTCACGGCCCAAGACGCGCGGCCGGCGCTCCGCTCCCCGCGGTCGGGCGGACGGCTGGGTTCCTGACCTGACCGAGTACGGCGACCCGTGGACCGATCGGTGA
- a CDS encoding helix-turn-helix domain-containing protein, with product MECGWYCRAVPEIHPKRYVCFVANDDRRRVPPREDWRAVAATLNARMAVRRVGQQELAELAGVSVATLRVLQHGAGGRRVQDATLAAVCRALGWPTDYLRRVLLGEPLPSAPDTPGSVSPDAQDEILAVLRRIEAQVEQIARHLSPASR from the coding sequence ATGGAATGCGGTTGGTACTGTCGTGCCGTTCCCGAAATCCATCCGAAGCGATATGTTTGCTTCGTGGCAAACGATGACAGGCGACGGGTTCCACCGCGCGAGGACTGGCGAGCCGTCGCCGCCACCCTCAACGCGAGGATGGCCGTCCGCCGCGTCGGTCAGCAGGAGCTCGCGGAACTCGCTGGAGTGTCGGTCGCGACGCTGCGCGTCTTGCAGCATGGGGCGGGCGGTCGCCGCGTCCAGGACGCCACGTTGGCGGCGGTGTGCCGCGCGCTGGGCTGGCCGACGGACTACCTGCGCCGTGTCCTGCTCGGCGAGCCCCTGCCCAGCGCCCCCGACACGCCCGGCAGCGTCTCCCCCGACGCCCAGGACGAGATCCTGGCCGTTCTACGGCGCATCGAGGCTCAGGTCGAGCAGATCGCCCGCCACCTGAGCCCGGCTTCACGCTGA
- a CDS encoding helix-turn-helix domain-containing protein — MTPARPAPTPPPDLWDRPEMAKALADRDMGQVLKIYQRWTGASQTQLARMVNVGQPTISGVIQGKRRVESLSLFERFASGLGIPRARLGLSDNGPLPSAPANASAPSPAVGVSSDSADERDDAQVPAGDIEDRRLTIDIEVAEDGWATLTYQRELYNGTATPLTRLSQELWFETTNGPLKIEPLPSPDRNVLIQRIHDTPLNARFACQIFPAIQPGESAEIGYRSTGGRFVYDHYWRQAIPRPTGLFVIRLRHHGVTTLARCSASEDKPDGSEISATESLSWDRDGDDVVIELTRRDLRPNQAVTLRWDRAHAST, encoded by the coding sequence ATGACTCCAGCCCGCCCCGCGCCCACGCCGCCGCCCGACCTCTGGGACCGCCCAGAGATGGCGAAGGCCCTGGCAGATCGCGACATGGGCCAGGTTCTCAAGATCTATCAGCGATGGACCGGCGCGTCCCAGACCCAGCTTGCGCGCATGGTCAACGTCGGACAGCCGACGATCAGCGGAGTCATCCAGGGCAAGCGCCGAGTCGAAAGCCTGTCGCTCTTCGAGCGCTTCGCAAGCGGTCTGGGCATCCCACGCGCCCGTCTCGGCCTGTCCGACAACGGTCCCCTGCCCTCGGCCCCGGCCAACGCCTCGGCACCAAGCCCGGCGGTAGGCGTCTCGTCCGACTCTGCCGACGAGCGGGACGACGCCCAGGTGCCAGCCGGCGACATCGAGGACCGGCGACTCACGATCGACATCGAGGTTGCCGAAGACGGCTGGGCGACGCTCACCTATCAGCGCGAGCTATACAACGGCACGGCGACGCCGCTCACCCGCCTGAGCCAGGAACTGTGGTTCGAGACGACCAACGGCCCGTTGAAGATCGAGCCGCTACCGTCCCCGGACCGGAACGTTCTCATCCAGCGGATACATGACACGCCGCTCAACGCCCGCTTCGCCTGCCAGATCTTCCCGGCCATCCAGCCGGGCGAGTCTGCCGAAATCGGCTACCGGAGCACCGGCGGACGATTCGTCTACGACCACTACTGGCGCCAGGCGATCCCCCGGCCGACTGGGCTGTTCGTGATCCGGCTACGCCACCACGGCGTGACGACGTTGGCCCGCTGCTCGGCGAGCGAGGACAAGCCGGACGGCTCGGAGATCTCCGCAACCGAGAGTCTTTCGTGGGACCGGGACGGAGATGACGTCGTGATCGAGCTGACAAGGCGTGACCTACGCCCGAACCAGGCCGTGACGTTGAGATGGGATCGCGCGCATGCGTCTACGTGA
- a CDS encoding gamma-glutamylcyclotransferase family protein, whose protein sequence is MPPTPSPSPRTTSPNSGRLAPVSADPAPLFVYGSLLFPEVLHVLIDRDPTRVSASASGWRVISLPERVYPALIPGPDDTASGHVLTDLTPAEWATLDAFEADVYTLDRLTLTGGGHGWAYTCTDTPELADQPAWSPDTFARDHLTAYIERCTAWRQRYEQTQ, encoded by the coding sequence GTGCCGCCTACACCCAGCCCCTCACCCCGAACGACCTCACCCAACTCTGGCCGACTGGCCCCCGTATCAGCGGACCCGGCGCCCCTCTTCGTCTACGGAAGCCTTCTCTTCCCTGAGGTCCTGCACGTCCTCATCGACCGCGACCCCACCCGCGTCTCCGCCTCGGCATCTGGATGGCGGGTCATCAGCCTGCCCGAGCGCGTCTATCCCGCGCTGATCCCAGGCCCGGATGACACCGCGTCGGGTCACGTCCTGACCGACCTCACACCCGCCGAGTGGGCCACCCTGGACGCGTTCGAGGCCGACGTCTACACCCTCGACCGCCTCACCCTCACCGGCGGCGGCCACGGCTGGGCCTACACCTGCACCGACACCCCAGAACTCGCCGACCAGCCCGCATGGAGCCCGGACACGTTCGCCCGCGACCACCTCACGGCCTACATCGAACGCTGCACCGCCTGGCGACAGCGCTACGAGCAGACCCAGTAG
- the fxsT gene encoding FxSxx-COOH system tetratricopeptide repeat protein, with protein sequence MTGGSAVDAQQRFFVSYTGVDVRWAEWVAWTFEAVGHEALIQAWDFGPGSHFVSEMQRSLSGGRRTVAVLSEAYLRSAFASEEWQAVWAADPDGAKRLLLVVRVEECARPGLLRQIVSVDLFGVDEQAARTRLLDAVALRRRKPAVAPRFPVSVDAGVTSVGVAVGGSAGAAPVFPMDLPGVWNVPPRLARFVGREALLAGMAEDLAAQGLTSVCAVQGAGGTGKTALAVEYAHRHKDEFEVVWWVPAQDADLVAGHIGALGVAIGLAEGADWPTVAAELRHQGHRWLLVLDNVDAWDLVTPFRPSDPRGRLLVTSRLAGLDGAGGAVEVGEFTSREAVALLAERVRGIDLEVAGRVVAVLGLLPLAVEQAAGYLRQTGMPPAEYATLVESRLGDMLGRGRVADRPGVTVANLWALSMARLRAEPPAAGALLELCAFCGPEPIPLDLVAGGSAELAEGPLRAAAGDPLAWADAVGALVGYSLARRDGSVLTVHRLIAAATRAEMTSEDRLATEACLVRLLAATVPADVRDPAGWPRWRDLLPHVRAVLDADENERDGETIRALSWLCGQTGLYLAHHGRPDAAIPYIARSLALNRTHLGVDHSNTIESRNYLAYVYQAAGRLEEAIDLYEQTLADSEQVLSADHPSILTARNNLAGAYQAAGRLEQAIPLHQKAVADMERVLGADDSNTVLARNNLAHTYHAAGRLEEAIDLYEQTLADSEQVLSADHPSILTARNNLAGAYQAAGRLEQAIPLHQKTVADMERVLGADHPSTLSARNNVAGAHLAAGQSERAIQLYKATLADRERVLGADHLDTLISRSNLAFAYRAAGRLEQAIPLHKEAVADMERVLGPDHLETLGARNNLAYAYQTAGRLEQAIPLHQKTLADMERVLGADHPSTLSARNNLAGAHQAAGQSERAIQLYKATLADRERILGGDHPSTMISRNNVAGSYQAAGRLDQAIQLYKENLAAAERVLDLGHPMLDTFRANLAAARRVRPSGFLRRR encoded by the coding sequence ATGACCGGCGGGAGCGCGGTCGACGCGCAGCAACGCTTCTTTGTGTCGTATACAGGTGTGGATGTCCGGTGGGCGGAGTGGGTTGCCTGGACGTTTGAGGCCGTGGGGCATGAGGCGTTGATTCAAGCGTGGGACTTCGGGCCGGGGTCTCATTTCGTCAGTGAGATGCAGCGGTCGTTGTCGGGTGGCCGGCGCACGGTGGCGGTGCTGTCAGAGGCGTATCTGAGGTCGGCGTTCGCGTCGGAGGAGTGGCAGGCGGTGTGGGCGGCCGACCCGGATGGGGCGAAGCGGCTGCTGTTGGTGGTGCGGGTGGAAGAGTGCGCCCGGCCGGGGCTGTTGCGTCAGATCGTGTCGGTGGATCTGTTCGGCGTCGACGAGCAGGCTGCGCGGACCCGACTGTTGGACGCGGTTGCGCTGCGTCGGCGTAAGCCTGCGGTGGCGCCACGTTTTCCCGTGTCGGTGGATGCCGGTGTCACATCTGTGGGCGTGGCGGTTGGGGGTTCGGCGGGCGCGGCGCCGGTGTTTCCGATGGATTTGCCAGGGGTGTGGAATGTGCCGCCAAGGTTGGCGCGGTTCGTCGGCCGGGAAGCGTTGCTGGCGGGTATGGCCGAGGATCTGGCCGCGCAGGGTCTGACTTCAGTATGTGCGGTGCAGGGCGCGGGCGGGACGGGCAAGACGGCATTGGCGGTGGAGTACGCGCACCGGCACAAGGACGAATTCGAGGTGGTCTGGTGGGTGCCGGCACAGGACGCGGACCTGGTCGCGGGGCACATCGGCGCGTTGGGAGTGGCGATCGGTCTGGCGGAAGGGGCGGACTGGCCGACGGTCGCGGCTGAGCTACGACACCAGGGGCATCGCTGGCTGCTGGTGTTGGACAACGTCGACGCGTGGGATCTGGTGACGCCGTTTCGGCCGTCGGATCCGCGGGGCCGGCTATTGGTGACGTCCCGACTGGCGGGGCTTGATGGGGCGGGCGGGGCGGTCGAGGTCGGTGAGTTCACGTCGAGGGAGGCGGTCGCGCTGCTGGCCGAGCGGGTGCGTGGCATCGATCTGGAGGTGGCCGGACGGGTTGTCGCGGTGCTGGGTCTTCTGCCGCTCGCGGTGGAGCAGGCTGCGGGTTATCTGCGCCAGACCGGAATGCCGCCGGCGGAGTACGCGACGTTGGTGGAAAGCCGGCTCGGGGACATGCTGGGCCGCGGGCGGGTGGCAGATCGGCCCGGGGTGACGGTGGCGAATCTGTGGGCGTTGTCGATGGCCCGTCTGCGCGCCGAGCCACCCGCGGCGGGAGCGCTGTTGGAGCTGTGCGCGTTCTGCGGACCGGAGCCCATCCCGCTCGACCTTGTCGCGGGCGGCAGTGCTGAGCTGGCCGAGGGTCCGTTGCGCGCGGCGGCGGGTGATCCGCTGGCCTGGGCAGACGCGGTCGGCGCGCTGGTCGGTTACAGTTTGGCACGCCGTGACGGGTCAGTGCTGACGGTCCACCGGCTGATCGCCGCGGCGACCCGCGCCGAGATGACCTCGGAAGACAGGCTAGCCACCGAAGCGTGTCTGGTCCGGCTGCTGGCCGCGACGGTGCCGGCCGATGTCCGCGATCCTGCGGGCTGGCCACGCTGGCGGGACCTGCTGCCGCACGTCCGGGCCGTACTCGACGCCGATGAAAACGAGCGGGACGGAGAAACGATCCGGGCTTTGTCTTGGCTATGTGGCCAGACCGGGCTCTATCTGGCACACCACGGTCGACCAGACGCCGCGATTCCTTACATAGCACGTAGCTTGGCTCTTAACCGAACCCACCTAGGCGTGGACCATTCGAATACCATAGAGTCCCGCAACTACCTGGCCTACGTTTATCAAGCAGCAGGGCGGTTGGAGGAGGCAATCGATCTGTACGAGCAGACCTTGGCTGATTCTGAACAGGTACTAAGCGCCGACCATCCATCCATTCTGACCGCGCGCAACAACCTCGCCGGCGCCTACCAGGCGGCGGGGCGGTTGGAGCAGGCAATCCCGCTCCACCAAAAAGCCGTGGCCGATATGGAGCGGGTACTCGGTGCCGACGACTCGAACACCGTTCTCGCCCGCAACAACCTCGCCCACACCTACCATGCAGCGGGGCGGTTGGAGGAGGCAATCGATCTGTACGAGCAGACCTTGGCTGATTCTGAACAGGTACTAAGCGCCGACCATCCATCCATTCTGACCGCGCGCAACAACCTCGCCGGCGCCTACCAGGCGGCGGGGCGGTTGGAGCAGGCAATCCCGCTCCACCAAAAGACTGTCGCCGATATGGAGCGGGTACTCGGTGCCGACCATCCGTCCACCCTCAGCGCCCGCAACAACGTCGCTGGCGCCCACCTGGCAGCGGGACAATCGGAGCGGGCAATCCAGCTATATAAGGCCACCCTGGCAGACCGCGAGCGGGTACTCGGCGCTGACCATCTGGACACCCTAATCTCGCGCAGCAACCTCGCCTTCGCCTACCGGGCGGCGGGGCGGTTGGAGCAGGCAATCCCGCTCCACAAAGAAGCTGTGGCCGATATGGAGCGGGTACTCGGCCCTGACCACCTGGAGACACTCGGCGCCCGCAACAACCTCGCCTACGCCTATCAAACTGCGGGGCGGTTGGAGCAGGCAATCCCGCTCCACCAAAAGACTCTGGCCGATATGGAGCGAGTACTCGGTGCCGACCATCCGTCCACCCTCAGCGCCCGCAACAACCTCGCTGGCGCCCACCAGGCAGCGGGACAATCGGAGCGGGCAATCCAGCTATATAAGGCCACCCTGGCAGACCGCGAGCGGATACTCGGCGGCGACCACCCATCAACGATGATCTCCCGTAACAACGTCGCCGGCTCCTACCAGGCGGCGGGACGCTTGGATCAGGCAATCCAGCTTTATAAAGAAAACCTGGCAGCCGCAGAGCGCGTCCTTGATCTAGGGCATCCGATGCTGGATACATTCCGAGCGAACCTCGCAGCCGCCCGCCGAGTCCGACCAAGCGGGTTCCTCCGCCGCCGATAG